The nucleotide sequence GACGAAGGGAGGGATAGTGACGGCGAAAAGGCTTTGTAACAATGGCGACGGGAGGAAAGATGACGGCAAAAAAGCTTTGTAACAATGACGATGGGAGGGATAGTGACGGCGAAAAGGCTTGGTAACAATAACGACGGCAGGGATAGTGACGGCGAAAAAAGCTTTGTAACAATGGCAATGGGAGGGATAGTGACGGCGAAAAGGCTTTGTAATAATGGCGAAGGGAGGGATAGTGATTGATAATTAGCTATGTAACACTGACAACGGGAGGGATAGTGACGGCGTAAAGGCTTTGTAAATATTGGGAAGGGAGGGAACATGATTGATAATAGCTTTGTAACAATGACGATAGGAGGGATAGTGACGTCGAAAAGGCTTTGTAACAATGGCGACTGGAGGGAAAGTGACGGCGAAAAGGCTTTGTAACAATGGCGACGGGAGGGAAAGTGACGGCGAAAAGGCTTTGTAACAATGGCGAAAGGAGGGATAGTGACGGGGAATGGACTTTGTAATAATTGTGCCTGGACAAATAATGACGACGAATCAGGCTATAAGTCACAACGGCGACGGGAGGGATAGTGACGGTGGGAAGGCTTTGTAACAATGGCGATGGAAGGAAAAGTGATTGATAATTAGCTTTGTAACAATGACGATGGGAGGGATAGTGACGGCGAATGGACTGTGTAACATTTGTGTCTGGACGGATAATGAAGACGGATCGGGTTATAAGTAACAACGGCGACGGAAGGGTTAGTGACTGCAAGTAGGCTTTGTACCTATGGTGACGGAATGGAAAGTGACGAGAAAACGGGTAGGTTACAACGGCGACTGGAGGGATAGTGACGGTGAAAAGGCTTTTtaacaatggtgacgggagGGATAGTGACGGCGAATGGACTGTGTAACAATTGTGCCTGGACGGATAATGACGACGAATCGGGTTATAAGTAACAAAGGCGACGGGAGGACTAGTCAAGGCAAGTAGGCTTTGTATATTTGGTGACGGAAGGGGATATGACAAGGAATCGGAAAGGTGACAACGGCGACTGGAGGGAAGGTGCCATTGAAAGAGCTTTGCGGAAGGGGAAGTGGCAATGAATTGACTTTGTAGCAATGGCAACGGAAGTGTTAGTGACGGCAAATCGGGTTAGTCATAACGGCGACTGGAGGGATAGTTTCGGTGAAAGGACTTTGTAACATTGCCAACGAGAAGGAAAGTAACAATGGATATGAGTTTGTAGCAACGGCAACGAGATGGTTAGTGACAGCGAATCGGTATATTAACAACAGCTACGGGAGGGGTAGTGACGGCAAGTAGGCTACATAACAGTGTGGACGGGAGGAATAGTGACAACTAAAGGGCCATGTTAGATTGGTGACGAGAGAAGGGACGGCGAGTGGGCTTTGTTACAATAGAAGCGGGAGGGAAACCCACGGCAAATTAGATAAGTAACAACGGCGACGGAGGGAGACACGGCAAATTAGATAAGTAACAACGGCGACGGAGGGAGAGAAATTGCGAAGGGCTTTGTAACAATGGTCAAGGGAGGGATAGTGACGAAAAATGGGTTTGTTACAACGGTGACGGGAGGAGAAGTTACGGCAAATGGGGGTTTGTTACGATGGTGACATGATAGTTATTGACAGCAGCGAATTGGCTTTGTAGCAATGGCGACAGGAGGGTTAGTGACAGCGAATGGGCTTTGTAACAATGACGACAGGATGGTTAGTAGCGGCGAATGGGGTTTGAAACAATGACGACAGGAGGGTTAGTGACGGCGAATGGGCTTTGTAACAATGACGACAGGTGGGTTAGTGACAGCGAATGGGCTTTGTAACAATGGCGACAGGAGGGAAAGTGACGGCAAATGGGGTTTGTAAAAATGGAGACGGGAGGGTATTGATGACGACATGTCTTTGTAGAATGGCGACATTAGGGGAAGTGACGGCGAATCTAGTTTGTATTAACATCGCGATAAGGGAAGGGAAACTGGAGTATGGGCGAATTGGTTTTGTAGCAATGGAGACGGGAGGGGAAGAGACGGCAAATCAGGTTAATATCAACGGCGACGGGAGAGAAGGTGCCTGCGAATGGTGTAAGTAACAACGATAACAGGAGGGGTAGTTATGGGGAATTGGCTTTGTAACAATGGAGACGGAAGGTGAAGAGACGGCAAATCGGCTTAATATTAACGGCAACGGAAGGATAGTGACGGCGAATTAGGTAAGTAACTACGGTAAAGATAGTGTTTGTTACGGTGAAAGGGCTTTGTTACAATGACAATACTTTATGCATTTAGGTTGCAAGTATTTTATTGCTGACACTCGCCACTACAGTACACTCAATGCTTTGATTTAAGTTGTTAACCGGTGGGGGGTTGGATAAGGTTAGGTATATTTACCGAACAGACTGCATAAAAGGGTTCAAGAATGATGTATTTTGCCTTTCTGGTTTTGTGGATGAATTAAGCAGATTATGAATTGTTTAGTCTACCTTGAAACTGTGCTTGTCTTAGCTAAGTtgtatactttatttttttgtaaaattcaaGCCACAGCACAtttacatacattatataacatatgtTTTTGGAATAAAACTATGTTACTTATTTTGAGTCAAGTAAGCATGAAATGAATttcagtttattaaataaaacacactgtGTTATTGCTATTTTCTATTGAGGCTGCTCATATGGCcgaaaaagtgaaaaatggtCAATCTGATTGACTGACTAATTTTAGCAATGACCTTTGAACTATTGTTTGAACAATGCTTACAACGTCATATTATTGAATTAACATGATTTTTTGCGGCATAATTTTACCCACATGTATGATACTGATTATACGTTTAGACTGAGGAGAGCGTTGGATCCACCTCGAGGCgcttatatttgtttatctagAATGCAGTGATTAAATTAAGACTAACATTGGAATGTTATGAGAACTCGTTTCCTTTTTAAATTCAGGCAGGACAGCTTGAAAAATAGTGTACATGTGAACTGTATCTCCTGTTTCAAAGACTGTTCCAGTGCGGTTACCCAAATATTCATAAGGGATTCAGTGTCAATGAGTGTTGATATGTAGCATTCAGGTTCGGTATACGTAACAATGTGTTgtgtatgtaaattaaactatattttgtgAATGAAATATGCTATTGTGTGAAATAAATCGTGTATTTGTGTTTTGCGTCTATTAAACTTTAACACAGAAAGAAAGAAGTCAAAAATTCAACGCAGATAAGTACTAAGAAGATGTTTCCAAAAAACTCTCTACTACAGGGTGCGCACATTTCTATCAAAGAGCGCACATCACCAGCACCGGGCGCACACTAGCAGCATCGGGCACACAGTTGCCGTTTGAAGTAATGCAAATGCAAGGACAGCAACTCTAGGCCCATTATGGCATATTTCCAGTGTTATATCTCATCAGCAGCGTTTGTTTGATTATGATATCTTTCAATGGAAAACATCATTTTCGATGCTAAGCTTTGAGATGCATATACTTTTAAACTCGTTGACCTTTTGATCAAAGCCTTGTGGgaatgttatttgatatttttttctttacttattaaacatgtgtataagTGTGGTGTCTGGCAATATCCTAGAAAGAACGCATGCAACCCGTTGAAATGCAACATGTTTATTcaagaataaaacatatcaaactaTTAACGGAAATCGTTAAAGCCGGACAAGGTGAGGGTCGTTTATCAGGATGGTCAATCAGAGactgaaataatcaaaatagtGCGAAAGTAAGAGGCGCATTGATAgaaatacatatgaaaaatCGGACTATGTAAATAATGTGAAAAGAAAGCTATTTTTAGTCCTTTCATAGTCCAGTGTAAATATAATAGTATAAATCagctgttttaaataaaataaaacaaaacaaaactgtataATGGTTTGTAATGCAATGTAAACATCACGTCCGGCAGCTCTAAACTAAAACGGACATTTTAAGggaaattatcaatttaattgaCAAAATGTTACTTACATGAACGTctgatatttaaatttaattaaaacagcTTATCTCAACTGTTTTGGCAGAAACAAAGTTGAAGTATTTTATATCCTTAGTGCTTTTGTTTGAATCGGCAGCATGAATAGTTTCCCTCAACAGACTCAACGTTTCCGTTCGCTCCATGAAATTCTTGTTAATCTATCAGGTTGAATTCTTCCTTATATAGGTTATCAATGTTATATGAACAAGTGCGCGGAGATGCACGTTATGCTGTCTACCAGCCCCTGCATATGCAAACTCGCGGAGATAATACAGTTATATTGTCTACCAGCGTCTGAACATTTATGAACAGAAGAATTGAGATAACTCACGTAATACTCTCTATTTGCTTCGCCGGCAGCACTTCCTCCTGCAGTGCCAAAACTTGCACCATTTACACCGTCCAAAATCCCTCTCGGGCCACCGGCAGAACTTCCTGCACTTGCATCGCCACCCCCAGCTAGTATACCCGGATCTCATCATTGAGCCCATCATACCATAGCTTCCGTATCCGCCTCCCATCATGCCTCCACCCATGCCACCACCGCCCATCATGCCGCCGCCCATACCGCCACCGGAATAGCCTCCATACATCCCACCGCCCATACCTCCACCGGAATAGCCTCCATACATCCCACCACCCATCATGCCTCCACCACCGGAATAGCCACCACCCATCATGCCTCCACCCATACCACCGCCGCCATACATGCCTCCACCCATACCACCGCCGCCATACATGCCTCCACCACCGGAATAGCCACCATCCATCATGCCTCCACCCATACCACCGCCGCCATACATGCCTCCACCCATACCACCGCCGCCAAACATGCCTCCACCACCGTAATGTCCACCATACATCCCACCACCGCTCATGCCACCACCGTGTCCACCATGAcctttgacaaaataaaaaagaacatgatATCTTGTTCAATCATTGCTTAGTGTGATTACAAGGGCGTACAATCAATGTAGTGTATCCTTTAGTCGTTTGTTTATTGCGTTCATGATATCTAGCTTATAGATGCACTATAGCCTTGTTTAAAAATCTTCGATTACAATGTATGAATATTGAAAACCAATAccaaagctgcaatctcacataTTGACAGTTTTTACTGTTCTTTTAATGTGTATATCGGAATGTCTTCAAACCAGTCACATGCGATAACTAATAATAAAGCAGACTTCACTTGTTGGGGAAACTGccgaaaaaaatcatttttatttaagcGTAAGTTACGCTTTAAGccaaaaaacatcaatatgtgtatatttatatgtttccATTATCACAGACCGAAACTGCCTCCCAATGAAAATACTAGAATCAAATGATCTGGAAGGATAAATTTTGAAAACGTTGATCTCACCCATATATCTTCTGGACATTCTGCCACCGTACCCGTAACCCCATTTAAACCCTGGAAttggaatgtaaatatatgaaattagAATCTATCGCTTTGGGAACTTTCGAGGTTCTAAAAGAAAAGTGATTAAAAACTATTAAGCAATAAGAATGCTTGATTGCTTAGATGAATTTTAAATACGAGAAAATCTTGATTCGATCTGTAGGACAAGCATTCGTGGTTGTCAGCCAATATAATTTTCTAAAACGTATGTTAATACtcttaaaaatactttaaaaaagaatattaaacgAGCATTTCTCtgttgtttccattgtaatttaaagaaaaacaactatttatCTATTTAACAAATCTTGTATGTTCGATTAAATACATTTAGATGGGAAATTATTCTGAATACAATGTCCATCGCCTCTTGTACCGGCTAACACCCCTACTTCTCTGGCTAATGCCCCAAACACTAACTTGCACTTGCAAACGCGCCTTGTATAAGCTTACGTCCCTAACACTGGCTAACGCTCTTTTTGCACTGGCGAACATTCCCTTGCACTGACTAATGCCCCTGTCACTGGCTAACGCACATTGCATTGACACATGCGCCCCAAGCGCTAACCAATGCCAATAGCAACGATTAACACCCTTTAGCACTGGCTTTTTAAATCGTCATTCAATAATCCCCAATAAAATATAACGAAAATAGACTAGACTGTGACCATAGCTCCAACATACTATTAGATAAAATTGTATAAGCATGAGCGTGTCTTTATGTTTATAAGTTAATAGAGTTCCTTAAAAACATTGACACGATAACTGGTATTGTAAtgcattgttaatatttaataccaatttaACACATAgatgttaaaatttaataaacagcAACAGCTTCgaagtaaacataaaaaaatccaataagTCTGTAAGTCCTATAGATCTTAAATTAGCAATCGGAATATAttgtacaaatatattaaattgaatggaattttaaaacaaaacaacataacaacaacacaacaactgCAAACATACGATATACAAATGCATGTTGGATTATAAGTCCTATGAATCTATACAAATGAAAATCTTACCATCGCTGAAGGCTTGGAGCGCTACGAGGGACGCAATCAGAAGACCAACGATCTTACCCATGATGAGGCCGTCAGTGTCTTGTAATTTGAGGCTTAAACAGCGAAGTATTTATACTGCCTAGACCTCAAAAACAAGAATGTTATACTCTTACCGTGTCGTCaatcattgtttactttttgttattttattttaattttagtttatcattttgtttaattgataatTACATTTTAGCTAGACTGTTTTCGATTAAAagtcatgtatatatatatatataatatatatatatatatattatatatatatatataacgtccGCTTCTGTGTGAGATATATTTCTTTGCAGTATGCATGGTTTAACAATGTATTAGGCTCGATACGCATTTATAAATAGACATTAAAAACGCGAATAACGCGACCCACTGGCACTTTGTCAGTTTAGGAGCAAATAGAAATTACTTGAAAAGGTGTTAgagaactattttttttaattcttctATCGCCTTAACCTTCCAAATTGGGaacaattttagatatttagaaaaatgcaaacTAATTCCCAAAACATAATAAAGTAACAGAATATTTTGTTCAAGACAATATAGCAAGGGCTGGTCTTGacgaagaagattttttttgtagatAATCATAATTTGGTGGCAAACACACTAGGAAAGATTTTGTGGCATGTATTTTTTCGAAAAACTGGACTCTTCTTCTGCTACAAAAACAGCATTTAAAACCTAGTTAAAGGACAGTAAATTGCAAGAAGTGAACAACATTGTTTAGACCAGCTAAATAGACGAGCAATGGCACCCAATTGCTTCTACAAGTAAAAACGACACGTTATTGTCTCTGCCGATTGAAAAAactaatttgatttaattattattaattttaattgttattaaacGGGTTAATATGTAATTGCAtgcatttgacattttaaattcagttatGCAGTTCTGATCTTTATTGCTTTATAACTGTGGTCACCGTTTATGTGCGGGCTAAGTGATTGTTTAAGATCATTAACAAACTTTCAAGGTTAAAACCGCACGATTACATTTAAACAGAGGATATTTTTGAATCATTTAGATTCatacaaaaattatataatgataGTCATTGTTGTTCGTTAAAATTGggtttgacattttcatttgatCATGAACAGAACggaaagttattttatttgacgTATACTC is from Mya arenaria isolate MELC-2E11 chromosome 9, ASM2691426v1 and encodes:
- the LOC128203402 gene encoding acanthoscurrin-2-like, which produces MGKIVGLLIASLVALQAFSDGFKWGYGYGGRMSRRYMGHGGHGGGMSGGGMYGGHYGGGGMFGGGGMGGGMYGGGGMGGGMMDGGYSGGGGMYGGGGMGGGMYGGGGMGGGMMGGGYSGGGGMMGGGMYGGYSGGGMGGGMYGGYSGGGMGGGMMGGGGMGGGMMGGGYGSYGMMGSMMRSGYTSWGWRCKCRKFCRWPERDFGRCKWCKFWHCRRKCCRRSK